A window of Desulfobacterales bacterium genomic DNA:
TAGATGGAGCTCTTGGTAAGTTGTCGCCTAAAATTGTTAATAACTTGAAAATGGTATCATCCAGCGCCAGACGTTTGACAAGTCTTGTTAATGATGTGCTTGATTTTTCCAAGATGAAACGAAAGCAGCTCGATTTTAATTTAAAACCTATTAATTTATCTCATGTAATAAATAGTGTTATTGCCCTTTCTTCTCAAATTGCCAAGCAAAAAGAAATTAAAATTATCAATACTATATCTGAAAAATTACCACCTATTTATGTAGATGAAGATAGGTTACAACAGATTTTATATAATCTAATTGGTAACGCTCTAAAGTTTACCCATAAAGGTCAGATAACACTACAAGCATCTGTGAGCACACCTGAGAACGAATATGACTATGGGCGTTTTTTGGAAATTGATATAATAGATACAGGCATTGGCATTCCATCTGATAAATATGAAGCTATCTTCAAATCATTCGAGCAAATTGATGGCTCAAGTTCGCGCGAATACGGAGGGACTGGTTTAGGCTTATCCATCACTAAAAGTTTAATAGAATCACAGGGTGGAAGCATTTGTGTAAAATCAGTTTTAGGAAAAGGATCAACTTTTTCATTTAAAATGCCTATTGCAACAGAACTAGAAAATAATCAGACTTCAGTTAGTCCAATAAACTTGTTCAAAGATTATTCATATTCAGATACTTATAAAGATATCTCAGAATCAAATCATCAAATATTAAGTATTCCAAATATAGAAAAAAAAGAAGAAAGTTCAATAAAAGAAAGTATGGGATTGAAAATACTTGTTGTAGATGATGAGCCTATAAATTTGCAGGTTTTAACAAATTATCTCGAATTACAACATTGTGAACCTATCGCCGTTAATAACGGTTCAAAAGCTTTAGGAATACTTCTACCTAAAAATGATGAATACCCTGTTGATTTGGTTCTTTTGGATATTATGATGCCCAAAATGTCAGGATACGAAGTCGCACGTAAGCTACGTGCTTTTTATCCTCGTTCAGAATTACCTATTCTACTGCTTACCGCAAAAAACCAGAGTCAAGATTTAGTAGATGGTTTTGAAGCAGGTGCTAATGATTATATTACTAAGCCTTTTCAAAAAGATGAACTTTTTGCAAGAATTAACGCCCATATTGAAATTGCTCGTTCCGCAAAAATCATTACGAATGTAAAAAGTGCCAGTCAAGCTAAAAGTCTTTTTTTAGCTAATATGAGCCATGAAGTCAGAACTCCTATGAACGGAATCATCGGCATGGCTGGATTGTTATCAGATACTATTCTTGATGCAGAGCAGAAAGAATATCTTAAAGCAATTCAGCAAAGTGCAGATTATTTGCTCACTATCATCAATGATATACTTGATTATTCCAAAATTGAAGCCGGTAAAATGGAATTAGAAATAATTCCATTTAATTTGCACAACACTATAGAAGATATTTCTGAAATGCTTTCTTTAAAAGCCCATAAAAAAGGTCTTGATATGATCTGCATTGTGGGTGAAGATGTGCCTTCACAAGTATGCGGAGATCCTGGTAGATTACGTCAAATATTGATTAATTTTATCGGGAATTCGGTCAAATTTACTGACAAGGGTGAAATTACATTACGTGTATCCAAAATAGAAGAAGATTCATCTAAAATAACGCTTAAGTTTAGTGTTTCAGATACTGGAATTGGTATTCCAAGAGATCAACAAAATCGTGTTTTTAAATCTTTTTCCCAAGCGGATATTTCAATTAATCGAAGATATGGTGGTACTGGTTTGGGATTAGCTATATCCAAACAACTTGCTATACTAATGGGTGGTGAGATCGGATTTGACAGTATTTCTAAAAAAGGCTCAACTTTCTGGTTTACTGCTATCATGGAAAAAGGAAGTGATAAGCAAAGTGCTGTTCTTTTTTCTTCTGATTTGGCTGGGAAAAGAATATTGGTTGTTGACGATAATCCAATTCATCTTGAAGTATTTACACTGTATCTAAAACAATGGGGATGTTTGTGCTATACAACCGTTAACGCTAACGAAGCACTCGTATTGATGAAACTTGCTGTTGATAACGGAAAACCTTTTCATCTGGTTATTCTTGACTATATGCTATCTGGAATAAATGGTGAAGTTTTAGGTCAAAAAATTCGTCAAATTCCTGAAATGAACCAAACCAAGCTTGTTATGATGACCTCTCTT
This region includes:
- a CDS encoding response regulator; the encoded protein is MKILPRTLLLVLIPMLVTVAVSIYQINAVLERLNEKIKIELHKKAEAIQNDLNRQLEHSRQVAEIFSKHDNLIQGMITRDTDMLYNKTKVFLKLGIDYCVFIDLNKDVIARGHEELKFGDRIDTPFIQLAMEGKPQTLIAFFEDEYCMLSVFPIKNYIQKITGVVVAGIALNDNLLKKIAAIYNVQLRIYDNGKIQATSFQENDLSHWDVTIFNYNIFQIQVLKNNQAEKDFIVNLRKKILMSIAIFSIFMIILIILASLSQIKPIKVLANEMEAYQDSSYLEELKQKIEWINKKKNEIGGLASSFMRMAHHLRLKEIDLLKAMEELKQADRLKDEFLANTSHELRTPLNGIIGIVESLIDGALGKLSPKIVNNLKMVSSSARRLTSLVNDVLDFSKMKRKQLDFNLKPINLSHVINSVIALSSQIAKQKEIKIINTISEKLPPIYVDEDRLQQILYNLIGNALKFTHKGQITLQASVSTPENEYDYGRFLEIDIIDTGIGIPSDKYEAIFKSFEQIDGSSSREYGGTGLGLSITKSLIESQGGSICVKSVLGKGSTFSFKMPIATELENNQTSVSPINLFKDYSYSDTYKDISESNHQILSIPNIEKKEESSIKESMGLKILVVDDEPINLQVLTNYLELQHCEPIAVNNGSKALGILLPKNDEYPVDLVLLDIMMPKMSGYEVARKLRAFYPRSELPILLLTAKNQSQDLVDGFEAGANDYITKPFQKDELFARINAHIEIARSAKIITNVKSASQAKSLFLANMSHEVRTPMNGIIGMAGLLSDTILDAEQKEYLKAIQQSADYLLTIINDILDYSKIEAGKMELEIIPFNLHNTIEDISEMLSLKAHKKGLDMICIVGEDVPSQVCGDPGRLRQILINFIGNSVKFTDKGEITLRVSKIEEDSSKITLKFSVSDTGIGIPRDQQNRVFKSFSQADISINRRYGGTGLGLAISKQLAILMGGEIGFDSISKKGSTFWFTAIMEKGSDKQSAVLFSSDLAGKRILVVDDNPIHLEVFTLYLKQWGCLCYTTVNANEALVLMKLAVDNGKPFHLVILDYMLSGINGEVLGQKIRQIPEMNQTKLVMMTSLGMRGDVKRLKEIGFSAYLTKPIKKSLLYNCVLTLLSDQESKNSIESTTSSEVITNYTLSENERNLSGKKRTHILIAEDNPVNQKIIVRLLGKKGYTTDTAENGQQAIDMLAANNYDIVLMDVQMPVMDGFEATKIIRSSESAVLNHKIPIIAMTAHAMKGDREKCIEAGMDNYLSKPIDRQRLFNIIEEYSVVMKK